From the Bacteroidia bacterium genome, one window contains:
- a CDS encoding glycosyltransferase, whose product MLFAFYSFLFLLTGVYALLLLRLRSGLRNLAEEETRDVPSTLSVSIVVPLRNELAALPELLRSLSGQHYPSGTHEVLLVDDHSEDGSAEELRRITHGQPSYRVLSVPDGMMGKKDAIAFGVQHAKGEVILTTDADCTHPPGWLAAMSDTFTPGVDVVAGPVVYADRGSLFKRLQALEFLGLVGVGAGFFGIGYPRICNGANFAYRREAFLRAGGYAGNRGIHSGDDEFLLQDIVYRQGGGARFTISPDSVVTAQPAPDFLSFMRQRIRWVSKSRHGSDSRFVSFLVLLFVYFVLLSLMPLAVLYAPYTVPLAVVIAVAKLALDTSVLLPSAALLRMPVRIPDIIIAELLHPFYLVIASIIGSTGAFTWKGRRLRNH is encoded by the coding sequence ATGCTTTTCGCATTCTATTCCTTTCTTTTTCTGCTGACCGGCGTCTACGCCCTGCTTTTGCTACGCCTCCGGTCGGGATTGCGCAATCTTGCAGAGGAGGAGACGCGCGACGTACCATCCACACTCTCCGTCAGCATTGTGGTGCCGCTGCGTAACGAGCTTGCGGCGCTGCCCGAGTTATTGCGCTCTCTCAGTGGTCAGCACTATCCATCGGGGACGCATGAGGTACTGCTCGTCGATGATCATTCGGAGGATGGCAGCGCGGAGGAACTGCGTCGTATCACTCATGGCCAACCCTCGTATCGCGTTCTGAGCGTACCTGATGGAATGATGGGAAAGAAGGACGCGATAGCATTTGGTGTGCAGCATGCGAAGGGCGAGGTCATACTCACGACGGATGCGGATTGCACGCATCCGCCGGGCTGGCTGGCTGCCATGAGCGACACGTTTACGCCTGGCGTGGATGTCGTTGCGGGCCCCGTGGTGTATGCGGATCGCGGAAGTTTGTTCAAGCGTTTGCAGGCGCTTGAATTTCTGGGCTTGGTGGGTGTCGGTGCGGGATTTTTCGGCATCGGCTACCCGCGCATCTGCAACGGGGCAAATTTCGCCTACCGTCGTGAGGCCTTTCTGCGTGCAGGCGGGTATGCGGGCAACCGGGGCATTCACAGCGGGGATGACGAATTTCTCTTGCAGGACATCGTGTATCGTCAGGGCGGCGGTGCGCGATTCACGATTTCTCCCGATTCCGTTGTCACTGCGCAGCCCGCACCGGATTTCCTGAGTTTCATGCGGCAGCGCATTCGCTGGGTGTCGAAAAGCAGACATGGCAGTGATTCCCGCTTTGTCTCCTTTCTGGTGCTGCTGTTTGTCTATTTTGTTCTGCTCTCGTTGATGCCACTGGCTGTGCTGTATGCCCCGTACACGGTGCCGCTTGCGGTGGTGATCGCGGTCGCGAAGCTTGCGCTGGATACGAGCGTGCTGCTGCCTTCCGCCGCGCTGCTGCGCATGCCGGTACGGATACCCGATATTATCATTGCGGAGCTTCTGCATCCATTCTATCTTGTGATTGCGTCGATTATTGGCAGTACAGGAGCATTTACATGGAAAGGCCGGCGGCTGAGGAATCATTGA
- a CDS encoding CPBP family intramembrane metalloprotease: MERPAAEESLIPERNLWIYDGEVRIVWKLSAYVGVFLFFSFLLLLVSLLLHQSTTLVYSIALTLAAFAATVFCMLLIEKRSVVDIGLWFRAPAHRAFWIGNGLAAGMILLVFAAELSTGLARTMLLCLEIDKALHIVAFGFVQFGFVAVGEEVLTRGYPFYALQRRFNDLTAIILTSLVFSIMHATNPSVSIFALVNIFLAGVWLGVARVLSGGLWLPIGMHLSWNLVMGSILGFPVSGIVGEGVMKTEAFGPSWITGAYFGPEGGVLVTGILLAGTVALLHPALRGRYAFAQSMETEQRSPEESS; this comes from the coding sequence ATGGAAAGGCCGGCGGCTGAGGAATCATTGATTCCGGAGCGAAATCTCTGGATATACGATGGAGAGGTCCGCATTGTGTGGAAGCTCTCGGCCTATGTCGGGGTGTTCCTCTTTTTCAGCTTCCTGCTCCTGCTCGTTTCTTTGCTGCTTCATCAATCCACGACCCTCGTATACAGCATAGCACTCACCCTCGCTGCGTTTGCGGCTACGGTATTCTGCATGCTGCTGATAGAAAAACGCTCCGTTGTTGATATCGGTTTGTGGTTCCGGGCCCCGGCGCACCGGGCGTTCTGGATTGGCAACGGTTTGGCTGCCGGAATGATACTGCTGGTTTTCGCGGCGGAACTCTCCACCGGTTTGGCGCGTACCATGCTTCTGTGCCTCGAAATCGACAAAGCATTACACATCGTGGCGTTCGGGTTTGTGCAGTTTGGTTTCGTGGCGGTGGGCGAAGAAGTATTGACACGCGGTTATCCCTTTTACGCCCTGCAACGCAGGTTCAACGATCTCACAGCCATTATTCTCACATCACTCGTGTTCAGCATCATGCACGCGACAAATCCCTCCGTAAGCATCTTCGCACTCGTCAATATTTTCCTGGCGGGCGTATGGCTTGGAGTTGCGCGCGTGCTCTCCGGCGGGCTGTGGCTGCCTATCGGCATGCATCTCTCATGGAACCTCGTCATGGGCAGTATTCTGGGCTTTCCGGTGAGCGGGATCGTGGGTGAAGGCGTTATGAAGACGGAAGCCTTCGGCCCTTCATGGATCACAGGCGCGTATTTCGGGCCGGAAGGCGGCGTGCTAGTCACCGGCATACTCCTTGCCGGCACAGTGGCGCTGCTGCATCCGGCGTTGCGAGGACGCTACGCTTTCGCGCAGAGCATGGAGACAGAGCAAAGATCACCAGAGGAATCATCATGA
- the kbl gene encoding glycine C-acetyltransferase has protein sequence MYGKMKEFLAGELQSLRDQKLYKNERIIESEQGAEILVRGQKVLNFCANNYLGLSSHPDLIKAAHESIDARGFGLSSVRFICGTQDIHKELEKKVSEFLGTEDTILFSSCFDANGAVFEPLFGEQDAIITDSLNHASIIDGIRLSKAQRWIYNHGHLGDTETEDPGTGKMAKGLERCLIEAKDCRFKVIVTDGAFSMDGEIAKLDLICDLAEKYDALVLHDESHCSGFLGKTGRGTHEYCGVMGRTDIITTTFGKALGGASGGCVSGKKEIIEWLRNKGRPYLFSNTVPPGVVGATLKALELLTASTELRDKLEANTKKFRTEMTAAGFDIIPGDHPIVPIMFGKYENCSALAVEFADRLLAEGIYVIAFSFPVVPRGKDRIRVQLSAAHSTEHVDRAIAAFTKVGKELNMI, from the coding sequence ATGTACGGGAAAATGAAGGAGTTCCTCGCCGGGGAGCTTCAGTCGCTGAGAGATCAGAAACTTTACAAAAACGAACGCATCATCGAAAGCGAGCAGGGAGCCGAAATCCTCGTCCGCGGGCAGAAAGTGCTGAACTTCTGCGCGAACAACTACCTTGGCCTTTCCTCGCATCCCGACCTCATCAAGGCGGCGCATGAGAGCATCGACGCACGCGGTTTCGGCCTGTCGTCCGTGCGTTTCATCTGCGGCACGCAGGACATTCACAAGGAACTCGAAAAGAAAGTCTCCGAATTTCTCGGTACCGAAGACACGATTCTCTTCTCTTCGTGCTTCGACGCCAACGGCGCCGTGTTCGAACCGCTGTTCGGCGAGCAGGATGCCATCATTACCGATTCGCTCAACCATGCCTCCATCATCGACGGTATCCGCCTGAGCAAAGCCCAGCGTTGGATTTATAATCACGGACACCTCGGCGATACCGAAACTGAAGATCCGGGCACGGGCAAAATGGCGAAAGGTCTCGAGCGCTGCCTGATTGAAGCAAAGGACTGCCGCTTCAAAGTTATCGTTACCGACGGCGCGTTCTCGATGGACGGAGAGATCGCCAAGCTGGATCTCATCTGCGATCTGGCCGAAAAATATGACGCCCTCGTCCTTCACGATGAAAGCCATTGCTCGGGCTTCCTCGGCAAAACCGGCCGCGGCACGCATGAATACTGCGGCGTGATGGGTCGAACCGACATCATCACCACCACCTTCGGCAAAGCCCTGGGCGGCGCGTCCGGCGGTTGCGTTTCCGGAAAGAAAGAGATCATCGAATGGCTGCGGAACAAGGGTCGCCCGTATTTGTTCTCCAACACGGTTCCTCCCGGCGTCGTCGGTGCAACGCTGAAAGCGCTCGAACTGCTGACCGCCTCCACCGAACTGCGCGACAAGCTTGAAGCCAACACGAAGAAATTCCGCACGGAAATGACTGCCGCGGGCTTCGACATCATCCCCGGTGACCACCCGATCGTTCCGATCATGTTCGGCAAGTACGAGAACTGCTCCGCTCTCGCGGTGGAATTCGCCGATCGTCTGTTGGCCGAAGGCATTTACGTCATTGCGTTCAGCTTCCCGGTCGTGCCGCGGGGCAAGGACCGCATCCGCGTTCAGCTCAGCGCAGCGCATTCCACCGAGCATGTGGACCGCGCCATCGCCGCCTTCACCAAGGTCGGTAAAGAACTGAACATGATCTGA